The DNA sequence CCACATAAAAATGGTGGGCATAACCTTATCAACGTAACTAAAAGATCATATCTTGTTATCCATTAAGTTAACCGATTGTGTTCGAATTTAAATTCTCATACGATAAGCTAAACGGACTACCGCAATTCGATCCGGGCATTTACAGAAAGGATCGAGTTGAGCTTGACACGCCTCTATGTGCGTACGAGCTAGTGTTCCACGTGCTCATAGTACTACTAATGAAACAGAGCTTAAAGAAGAAAACTTGCCTAAAATCCAATATCACAATAGATTCAAAGGCGTTTTTCCCTAATCagtatttgttttatgttcataATGAATCAATGAGCAAGTCCATTATCTAAAAATCTTTCCAAAATATATAACAAAGGCATCACGAGAGTGTCAGAAACGCTGTAAgacacttgaagcatctttcttttttcagaCACGTCGCTCCACAAAGTTGTAATATCATATACACTATGATATTGATCCCTCCTTTTCTCATATACAAAGAAAGCAAAACCCTTTCTGAGAAATCCGAGTTGCCCATTGGAGAAGAACATGGACGCGTCCAAATCCAATGCGTTTTCAATCGCTTTCCCCCAACCCACTCTCCTTcttttgtttaaattttttcCAGTGACGAAAGAATCTGATTCTACCGAGAGTGAATTTCATTTCCACCATTATTTTACTCGCCTCTGTTTTTTGGCTTCACTCTAACTTCCCTGTTTTTAATTCAAACTTGGGGATTTGGGATTTTGTGGCGCAAATTCCTCCTCCCTCTTCGTTTTGTTTATTCATCTTcaaaaacccaaatttgaaaagAGTTGAGAAACAGATAGGTTTTCTGTTTCAAActtctaagttttttttttttttttctcccaaaGATTTTATTCTTTACCGACTACTCTGTTTCTCCGAAAGTACATAAGTTTGTGAGCTGTAACCCTGCTTTTGCTTTCACACGCAATCCTTTAAACacttctcatcttcttcttcttcctctccacaGCTTAAACACACTCTGACTGTGAAAATGGGTAGAGCAACGAGGTGGCTTAAGGGCTTGTTTGGGATTAAGAGGGACAAAGACAGAGAGCAGCAGCAGAGACCCAATTCAGATTCAGCTTTGGTTTCCTGTTTTGAATACAAGAAAGCTTCAAGCTTTGGGAGGGAGGCGAGTCCTCCTCCGGCGACGACTCTGCTGTGTCATAATCCGGCCACTATCCCGCCGAACATTTCACCGTCCGAGGCTGCCTGGCTGAGGTCCTTCTACAATGAAACAGAGAATGAACAGAGCAAGCACGCAATCGCAGTTGCGGCCGCCACTGCCGCCGCTGCTGATGCCGCGGTTGCTGCGGCTCAGGCGGCCGTGGCGGTCGTCCGCCTCACTAGCAATGGCAGAGGCACCATGTTCGGCGGCGGCCGCGAGAGATGGGCCGCCGTCAAGGTCCAAACTTGCTTCCGGGCATACTTGGTATGTGGGTTTTGCCTTAATTTTAGCTCAATCTGCACTTAATTCCTTGCTCTTGACCTGAAAAAAAGATTGTGTCTTGGGTTTTGGTCATTTTTGGACTGTGAATTGAATGCAGGCCAGAAAAGCCCTGAGAGCTCTGAAGGGACTGGTGAAGTTACAGGCATTAGTGAGAGGCTATTTAGTGAGGAAGCAAGCCACTGCTACACTCCACGGTATGCAAGCTCTGGTCAGAGCACAGGCCACTGTTCGTTCTCATAAATCCAGGGGCCTCAACCTCAACATTAACATCACTGAAGCCAACAGAATCGAAATGCGCGCACGAAAATCCACGgtaaataaccaaaaaaaaaggtctCGGATTTCATAACAATTTGATCAGTACTGCATTTAATTGAATCTGGCTGGTCTGACCAAATGTGAGTGCTAATGAAATTTGGCAGGAGAGGTTTGATGATAGTCGGAGCGAGCACACAGCTCCGAGCCACAGCAGGAGGCTCTCTGGTTGTTTGGAGAACAACAACAGTTTCAACACCATTGATGAAATTCCCAAGATTGTTGAGGTTGACACAGGAAGGCCCAAATCCAGGTCTCGTAGAACCAACACTTCCATTTCTGAACTAAGCGACGAATTTTACCAGGCAGTGTCTTCTCCACTCCCCTGTTGCTGTCCGGCCAGGTTGACCATCCCCGACCACCGGAACTTCCAGGAGTCCGACTGGGGACTCACCGGAGAGGAATGCAGGTTCTCCACGGCGCAGAGCACGCCGAGATTTGTGAACTCCTGCGGGTCTAATGCCCCGGCGACGCCGGCCAAGAGTGTCTGCGCCGACAACTTTTACAGGGGATTTGGGAACAACCCGAATTACATGGCGAGCACTCAGTCTTTCAAGGCCAAGTTGAGGTCTCACAGCGCTCCGAAACAGAGGCCGGAGCCGGGGACAAAGAAGAGGCTTTCGCTTAATGAGTTGCTCGAGTCAAGGAACAGTTTGAGTGGTGTTAAGATGCAGAGGTCTTGTTCACAAGTGCAGGAAGCCATTAATTTCAAGAATGCTGTGATGGGGAAGCTTGATAGGTCGTCAGATTTTAGTAGCTTGCTGAGGAGGTCTTAATGTTCAAGCTAGTTAACCTTGTTCAGCTCTTAGCAAAGAGATTAGGGTTTATAGCAGAAATTTTAGAAGCTTGTAGATGAAATTGAGTTAGTACTAGGGCAATGAGGTTCTTAATGAGGTTGTTGTGTATGTTAATTATATGAATGCAATGGAAGCAATTATCAAATTATGATTGAATTGCAAAGTGGTTTGCCTTTTCTCTGAgaaatgatgaaaaaaaaaacttgtattTTTGGTTCCTGCGGAATCGAATCCCATCTCATCATCATGAGCTTTCATTAAGCTAGCTCTTAATTCCATTGTTCATCTATCTTCTTCTCAATCATTATTTGGTCTATCCATATTCCAATTTTTTCACCTTcaaatctcttttttttctaCTATAACCGTAGAAGTAGTCCGACTATGACATATACCAATCATTGACGGTTTAGAccaatcttctttatttttgacTGTAGAAATATTTGTAGTATGACATATACCAATTCTGCTCGCTTTATAAAATTTACACTTATTCGAGTTCCTATAACCGAGAAATCGTATTGACAAGACAATGCTGGCAATATATTCCACGGGACCATATTACTATTATTTTACTATTTGAACACGTGAAGCAATTTGGTCCCATACTTTGGGTAAAATCCCaggaaagaagaaaatgttCCATCATTATTGAATATTGACAAGGACGGAGAAGAGAAGACGAAGAAAAAGGGGAAGTTTGAACCATCCCGCTCTCAAAAGGCTCTTCCTATCTGTGCGATTTGGAGAATTCATTAGGTTTTGTTTGATGCTGTGAAGGGAATTATGTGGAAATGACCCTACCTGCTTTGATTTGTTATGGCTCCGATAATACTTTTTTCACTTTCTTGTGACTATGAAGCAGATGTTTTCTATATTAACCGTTTGATATTATTCTCCCCCATATTATTCAGAGCACGGAAGGTTGAGAACCTTGCAAAGATCAGAGGAAACAGAGAGGACTGTTTTCACGGCTGATTTCACTTTTTTGAGTGAAGAAAGGACTATTTTGAAAAAGTAGAAACTCATATGAAAGGTGATGTCTTTTCACTGTAAAAATTCAAACAAATTGTGTCGGCgtgtcattatatatatatatataggactaaaTTTTCAA is a window from the Rosa chinensis cultivar Old Blush chromosome 2, RchiOBHm-V2, whole genome shotgun sequence genome containing:
- the LOC112188257 gene encoding protein IQ-DOMAIN 14; this encodes MGRATRWLKGLFGIKRDKDREQQQRPNSDSALVSCFEYKKASSFGREASPPPATTLLCHNPATIPPNISPSEAAWLRSFYNETENEQSKHAIAVAAATAAAADAAVAAAQAAVAVVRLTSNGRGTMFGGGRERWAAVKVQTCFRAYLARKALRALKGLVKLQALVRGYLVRKQATATLHGMQALVRAQATVRSHKSRGLNLNINITEANRIEMRARKSTERFDDSRSEHTAPSHSRRLSGCLENNNSFNTIDEIPKIVEVDTGRPKSRSRRTNTSISELSDEFYQAVSSPLPCCCPARLTIPDHRNFQESDWGLTGEECRFSTAQSTPRFVNSCGSNAPATPAKSVCADNFYRGFGNNPNYMASTQSFKAKLRSHSAPKQRPEPGTKKRLSLNELLESRNSLSGVKMQRSCSQVQEAINFKNAVMGKLDRSSDFSSLLRRS